In the genome of Carya illinoinensis cultivar Pawnee chromosome 13, C.illinoinensisPawnee_v1, whole genome shotgun sequence, the window ACATggattgaatatgtttataaacCTTTCAGCCAttctttgaattatatttcCCTAGTTTGATAGAGTTACTTTCTTTGCAGCTTTTAGTTCTATCCTTGTGTATGATGGTCCTTTATTGTTTTTAAACTGATTGTGAGTGTTCCATCTTTTCCTTCTAGTCATTGCCACAAATCACTTATGATAAGAGGGTGATACCTTTACGTGGTTTGTAATAGTGGTTTCAATTTAGtttcatatgtaaaattatggCTCTGATTCAATCTGACAAGTGACATGATTTCAAAGTTACCCTTTGGGTAGTTTATAAAGCATAATGCAACTTATATTTATCCGAACAAAGGATAAGATTGGAAAAAATGGTTTGGTCTTTTGGAGCTAAGACGTATATATAATGACCCTGCcgaaaaacaaaaagcaaaaaagtATAGAAACTGTAAACGGGTAAATGCACATCCACCCAAAGCGGGTGAAAGTTGTTCATTTCCATGGGACGCCCAAACTTTACCCAACAATCTTGCTAGTTCATATGGTTGTGCCTTGTTTCCATCCTAACCTTACACCTCAATACGTGTCACTCAAGGTGCGAGTCACAGAAAGCAACTCCTTGATGGCTTTACATCTGTTCCTGTAGTGCTTCCTGCACTTCTCAGCCCATCTTCTCTCACCTTTACCTTTGAATGAATAATATATGTATTTGGtatttggtatttgattgtaGATGTAAACTCAAAATGTTAGCGATAGGTATCTAGAGAAATTAGTTACAAGATCTCTCTTGATCCAGGAGCATTTTCCCAAACCCCGATCATGTATTGTTAATATGCTGCCATTTTCGAGGATTATGATGACATAACTGCAATCCAAAATATTCATCCCTGATAACAAACAAACTGCACAAAACTGCTTGCTACTCTTTGATGCTTTACGGCAAAGGTACGTACATGTGAATCTAGACACGGCATTCTTCAAGTCTAGATTTAgtaagagagaaagaaaaccctttcctctgtctctctctctgcatGCACATTAATAACAATCTTAGCAAGCATTCAATGAGCATTTGGTGCTGCAGTCTTAAGAGCCAATTTGTGTTCTCTCAAGGGAATTTATGCTTGATCCCTAGAACTATCTCTAATTTTTGGTTTTCTATGAGATATGTGTTTGTAGtaatatcaaagaaaataaGATGTAGAGGGCTGCAATATTATCTGCTGGAAATAAAGTTTATAAAGTAAAActttgcatatattttttttatctgttttgAGATTCTCCATTCAATGTGGAATAATGAGCTCTAGCTTGCAGCTTCAAGGAGTGCCAGGATGGTAACTGCACTATCCAGCAGTCGCCTTCAAGATGGATATGTTGCAtatccgtgggagaggaggaTGCAGGAGTGCCTATCAGTTCCATTTTCAAGCTGCTTTCTTTCTGTACTTCTCCTTCCAAAAGCTTCAGATCAAGTTGCTTCTCGCTACAATGATTTGGAAGATACCCTTGCTAGGGCAAATGCATGGCTTAATGCATCTCAGGCCAATGGGGTTCCTATTGTCTTCATGAACATTCAGACTGAGTCTCTGCTTACCAAGGTAAACTGCCTAATGTCAACACAGAGATATGATTGAAACTTTATGGTCCTTGTAGTGAGAGATATAAGCACTTTGCACTAATTAGCTTGCATGTAATGATAAATGTCATGTCTTTAGTACCATGTCTTTAGTTATGGCATACCTTTATGTTTACCAGTGAACTCTGAAGGATAAGTGATGGAACAAACTTTCCAAAATCTTATATCAAGTTTATAAGCAGCAATCAAGGGTGATGTCAAAACCAGTTCTGGAatagattattaaaaataagtgaTCTTTATTAATTAATGAAGTCCTGTCTTGAGATCCAAATATTCTGTAGGAGTCACAGCATGGTTAAGCATTATTCTTCCTCCTTCCTGGCCACCATTTATTTACGCATATGCTTGATAGTTTCGGTTAACATGATTGTCTAAACATGTAGATTTGGTTAATAACATAATTGTCTAATGTTGCATCTCAAAGTGAGTTTACCCATATTCCTTTCACAGATCTCTGGAGAAACAGCTTCTTCCACAGTGAATGCTGGATCCTTATCTGATTTGTCTAATCTTGCAAATGCAAGTCTATATGGTTTTGAGGATTACCATGGGGTTGACATTGGTGTAGTTAAAGCAGTTCGTCTCTGGTATGCACCTCTTGGAGGAGAGTTTGCAATTGAGATCAAGCTAAAAGAAGGCGACACAAAGCTTGGGTTTGCCATTAGCCGCACAGAAGAGGTTTCCTAACTTGTGTGTCCGGCCTATTTTATGGTCAGTTAGGTTTATGAAGCCTCTCGGAATTGACTCATTGTTTGTTTGTAATTGACAGGGATTTATCTTCATCTCATCGGTTATTGATGGTGATGAAAATGCTCCTTCAACCCGGTCAGGGCTGGCTAATTTGTACAAAGAAGCTACAAATGCATCTAAGCTGCTGGTGGTCTCAAGAGTTGGCAATCAGAAGGTCCTTCCATGGATGGTTTCTTCCACAGGAGCAATTCGATGCTTTGACACTGTTTCAGTCAGCCAAAAGCTTTCATTGCACCGGCACGCCAAGGTTCCCATTCTCTTGCATGTTTTACTGTGGGACCGAGCATTGTCTATTCCAAGTGGGGGCAATAGATTTAGGGCTCCAACACCGGTTGCCCTACCCTTACCACCTGAAGTTCAGTTAGCATCCCGTCCAAATGATAATCAAATACAGCCATTGACACCTGAAGTTCCTACTGGGAGTCGAGAAGTTAGTGATGTAGCTGAGGTGAGGCTTGAGCGAGACACGGCTGGGGAGCTCTCCTTTAGATTCCATGAATTTTCACTTTCAAGTAATTGGGTATGAATTTTGTTCTTCATTCACGTTTCTCATTTCTTAAATTGTTGTAAATAGAGAAATCTCAAGATTAGGCATGTCATTTGATTGCTCTTTCACTACCAACTCAATTTAGAACAGAATAGAAAGTAGGGGCCCCCTACTAGGGGGAACTACCCGCAAGACAGAACTGCAAATTGAAAGCATGCAAGTCATCGACTTCTTGGGTGGAATGTGTAAAAGTAAGAACAAATATGTGATAGCAAGTGGCatagtttgtttgtttgtgttttttttttactcttttcaaTTGAATAATTGGTTGCCCCTAAATCCCTCCCTATTTGTTTTTAATACTAACCCAACTCCCCCTCTccctacttttaaaaaaaaagaaaaaaagaaaaaaagaaaatatggttTGAAGTCTAGTGCCCCCTTTTCTTTTGTACCCTTGCCAGTGGCTGCAGTCTTAAAAGCATGCAGATATTGAATTGTAGCCTGTTCATCCTGTGGAAGATTGGAACTTGTTTCTTACTGGTGGGATTGGCAGAGTTCATGAAGTTATGCGATTTAAGCTGCTGTTTTGCTGCTTGTTCCATTTGTAAGATTTCAAAACTGCAATGAATTGGGAGCTTGAAATGTCAGCTGCTCAGATATGGTATTACtatactatatttatttacaaCGCACATAACTGGACTTCATTTGTACATATTGGAATCGGgaatttaaatttaacataacaCAAtagatttcaaatatttaaaatgtcaTTGAACATGATcataaatttatcttctttaATTCCAACTTGAACTTCCCGTGGCATTATCCTTAAAAAAAAGCTACTTTGCCCTCCCACAATGACTGCTGACCGCTTtgccaaattttttatttatttaatgattaaagaagtaattttaagtgtattgggatatttttttttaaaaaaatatatatttaaatatatttaaaaaatgtaaaaagaaaaataaaaatcaaaaatcaaaaagTAGCTAACGGTAAGGTTGAGTGGTGCTACTAGGGGTGTACATAAACCGACGCCACCGACCGCCACAGACGGGAACCGACCGGCGTACGATAGAATTTCTTCAAAACCGTTGAATGTCGGTTCGGCAGGAACCGGCCGACTTAATAaggtatatattttttgatttatACTTTACTTAAACGATGTTgtttcacttaaataagtgaaacggcgtTGTTTAATAtctgaagttaaaaaaaaaacaaaaaaaaaaaactaaatgaaatggtgccgtttggcttaagccaaatGGCGCCGTTTTCATTATAGGGTTTAAAGTACCTCAGGGGGacccttcttcttccttgtttccttcttctctCGTTTTTTCATCTGAGTCTTAGAcgccacctctctctctctctctctctgagcatATGCAGCCATGGCAGGGCAAagggcctctctctctcactctcaaatCGCACCTCTCGACGTCATCTCTCACCCAGTCGGCAATTATTGTGGCGTCCCTGAAAATAGTCTCCATCGACATCTTCCAACCGGAGTGACGCCGAGATCGATGTAGACATTTTTCTCCCCTTTAAATGGCCGATTTCGGTCGAGATTTATCTACTTTTGAAGATGTTGgttcggtttcggttttggaccaGTTtcgattttgtccaaaaccaaaACTAAATGATCGGTTTTCATCCCTAGGTGCTACTCATAACTCAAGCAGCAGAGTAGTATCATTCTTATCCTTATAGAAGCCAAAGTATTTGAAGTTTAAGCATGTTTGGACACTATTATAATTCTCAAAATTCTTGAAATTGTCATAACTTTTCATaattctcaaacataaaataatttttaattttttccatctaataattacttaattattatttaaacacaaaaatcaatacaactttaataagtttcaaaataaaatta includes:
- the LOC122292252 gene encoding uncharacterized protein LOC122292252, giving the protein MPMERVQPISDPRSSSTVLSIECLKGSSKADEWTGDFLQTGDIVEELRIGNPGSRRVGSSGSTLIFTAPFKNGRSGVQKVLHDAFKKKETSILVRVRRGADELAELQACIVPNESAGKKQYMLRSIADPNYTVGFLDRTESDCLELQASRSARMVTALSSSRLQDGYVAYPWERRMQECLSVPFSSCFLSVLLLPKASDQVASRYNDLEDTLARANAWLNASQANGVPIVFMNIQTESLLTKISGETASSTVNAGSLSDLSNLANASLYGFEDYHGVDIGVVKAVRLWYAPLGGEFAIEIKLKEGDTKLGFAISRTEEGFIFISSVIDGDENAPSTRSGLANLYKEATNASKLLVVSRVGNQKVLPWMVSSTGAIRCFDTVSVSQKLSLHRHAKVPILLHVLLWDRALSIPSGGNRFRAPTPVALPLPPEVQLASRPNDNQIQPLTPEVPTGSREVSDVAEVRLERDTAGELSFRFHEFSLSSNWWLQS